Proteins from a single region of Streptomyces sp. HUAS 15-9:
- a CDS encoding aldo/keto reductase has translation MKYTQLGRTGLKVGRLVLGTMNFGPQTDEADSHAIMDAALDAGINLFDTANVYGWGENKGRTEEIIGNWFAKGGERRDKVVLATKVYANMAADGEPWPNHDKLSALNIRRSVDASLKRLRTDHIDLYQFHHVDRSTPFEEIWQAIDVLVQQGKILYAGSSNFPGYKIAQANEIAARRGGTIGLVSEQCLYNLAERRAEMEVIPAAREYGLGVIPWSPLHGGLLGGVIKKEAQGGRRSSGRAADSLANTVIRGQVQAYEDLLDKHGVEPGEAALAWLLTRPGVTGPIVGPRTAEQLESALRAVELELSEELLAGLDEIFPGPGPSPEAFAW, from the coding sequence ATGAAGTACACGCAGCTAGGACGCACGGGACTCAAGGTCGGCCGACTCGTCCTCGGCACCATGAACTTCGGTCCGCAGACCGATGAAGCCGACAGTCACGCGATCATGGACGCGGCGCTGGACGCGGGCATCAACCTCTTCGACACCGCCAATGTGTACGGCTGGGGCGAGAACAAGGGCCGTACCGAGGAGATCATCGGGAACTGGTTCGCCAAGGGCGGCGAGCGGCGCGACAAGGTCGTGCTGGCGACCAAGGTGTACGCGAACATGGCCGCCGACGGCGAGCCCTGGCCCAACCACGACAAGCTCTCCGCGCTCAACATCCGGCGCTCGGTGGACGCCAGCCTGAAGCGGCTGCGGACCGACCACATCGATCTGTACCAGTTCCACCACGTCGACCGCAGCACTCCCTTCGAGGAGATCTGGCAGGCCATCGACGTCCTGGTCCAGCAGGGGAAGATCCTTTACGCCGGGTCCAGCAACTTCCCCGGTTACAAGATCGCCCAGGCCAATGAGATCGCCGCCCGGCGCGGCGGCACCATCGGCCTCGTCAGCGAGCAGTGCCTGTACAACCTCGCCGAGCGCCGCGCCGAGATGGAGGTCATTCCGGCCGCGCGGGAGTACGGCCTCGGGGTCATCCCCTGGTCGCCGCTGCACGGCGGACTGCTGGGCGGCGTGATCAAGAAGGAGGCGCAGGGTGGGCGGCGCTCCTCCGGCCGGGCCGCCGACTCGCTCGCCAACACCGTCATCCGCGGGCAGGTCCAGGCGTACGAGGATCTGCTCGACAAGCACGGGGTGGAGCCGGGTGAGGCGGCGCTGGCCTGGCTGCTGACCCGGCCCGGTGTGACTGGCCCGATCGTGGGTCCGCGCACCGCCGAGCAGCTGGAGTCGGCCCTCAGGGCCGTGGAGCTGGAGCTGTCGGAGGAGCTGCTGGCGGGGCTGGACGAGATCTTCCCGGGTCCGGGGCCGTCCCCCGAGGCGTTCGCCTGGTAG
- the thpR gene encoding RNA 2',3'-cyclic phosphodiesterase: protein MRLFAAVLPPEDVTDELAAEVDELRRLPGADGLRWTGRPGWHYTLAFYGEVDDELVPELSERLQRAAHRTASFPLAVAGGGQFGHGRALWAGAEGDLETLRLLADRAEAAARRAGVPMGEHRRYKAHLTVARSRDSVDVRPYVENLRGFTSRTWTVADLALVRSNLPRSGVPGEEPRYEAVARWPLGGAG, encoded by the coding sequence ATGAGACTCTTCGCCGCCGTACTGCCCCCGGAGGACGTGACGGACGAACTTGCCGCGGAGGTGGACGAACTGCGTCGGCTGCCCGGTGCCGACGGGCTGCGCTGGACCGGCCGGCCCGGCTGGCACTACACACTCGCCTTCTACGGCGAGGTCGACGACGAACTCGTACCGGAGCTGTCGGAGCGGCTGCAGCGCGCGGCCCACCGCACCGCGTCCTTCCCCCTCGCCGTCGCGGGCGGCGGCCAGTTCGGGCACGGGCGGGCCCTGTGGGCCGGAGCCGAGGGCGACCTGGAGACGCTGCGGCTGCTGGCGGACCGGGCGGAGGCCGCAGCGCGCAGGGCGGGGGTGCCGATGGGGGAGCACCGCCGGTACAAGGCCCATCTGACGGTGGCACGCAGCCGGGACTCGGTGGACGTACGGCCGTACGTCGAGAACCTCCGCGGCTTCACCAGCCGCACCTGGACCGTGGCCGACCTGGCCCTGGTGCGCAGCAACCTGCCCAGGTCCGGGGTGCCCGGGGAGGAGCCCCGGTACGAGGCGGTCGCCCGCTGGCCACTCGGCGGGGCCGGTTAG
- a CDS encoding GNAT family N-acetyltransferase has protein sequence MVIAIREGSLDDVPLILGMFDSSVAWLVAQGRTRQWGVEPLSENPRAVAMIERTVGEGSPYIAEVDGVPAATLTLTDSPGPYLEPAGEPERYIHLLASDRRFKGRGVGAALLTHAAEETRRAGISLLRVDCYAGDDGKLVAYYETNGFTRTEAFTFGKDEWPGQVLARRVV, from the coding sequence ATGGTGATCGCCATTCGGGAAGGCAGCCTCGACGACGTTCCACTGATCCTCGGCATGTTCGACAGCTCCGTGGCCTGGCTGGTCGCCCAGGGAAGGACCCGGCAGTGGGGCGTCGAGCCGTTGTCGGAGAACCCGCGCGCGGTGGCCATGATCGAGCGGACGGTCGGTGAGGGCTCCCCGTACATAGCAGAGGTGGACGGCGTCCCGGCCGCCACCCTCACCCTCACCGACTCGCCCGGCCCGTATCTGGAGCCCGCCGGCGAGCCCGAGCGCTACATCCACCTCCTGGCCTCCGACCGCCGCTTCAAGGGTCGGGGCGTCGGCGCCGCGCTCCTCACCCACGCCGCCGAGGAGACCCGCCGAGCCGGGATCTCCCTGCTCCGCGTGGACTGCTACGCGGGCGACGACGGCAAGCTGGTCGCCTACTACGAGACCAACGGCTTCACCCGGACCGAGGCCTTCACCTTCGGCAAGGACGAGTGGCCGGGCCAGGTACTGGCCCGAAGGGTCGTGTAG
- a CDS encoding MFS transporter, with translation MFSSLRIRNYRLFFIGQVVSNTGTWMQRIAQDWLVLSLTGSSAAVGITTALQFLPMLLFGLYGGVLVDRLPKRPTLLVTQASMALTGLALAALTLTGHVQVWHVYLAAFAVGLATVVDNPARQSFVSEMVGPEQLQNAVSLNSANFQSARLVGPAVAGLLITGVGTGWAFLFNGLSFVAPIAGLLLMRARELHVVERASRGKGQLREGLRYVAGRPELIWPIVLVGFIGTFGFNFPVWLSAYADDVFHGGAGAYSLFNTLMAVGSLVGALLAARRGTARLRILIAAAVAFGALEIVAALAPSYWLFALLMIPIGMFGLTVNVTANTAVQMGTDPAMRGRVMALFMMVFVGGTPIGAPIVGWVTDTYGPRIGFALGGAISAAAAVTVGLILARVGGLRLTVGWSHGHPRVRFVPREQELATAA, from the coding sequence ATGTTCAGCTCGCTGAGGATCCGGAACTACCGGCTCTTCTTCATCGGCCAGGTCGTCTCCAACACCGGCACCTGGATGCAGCGCATCGCCCAGGACTGGCTGGTGCTCAGCCTCACCGGCTCCTCCGCGGCCGTTGGCATCACGACGGCCCTGCAGTTCCTGCCGATGCTGCTGTTCGGCCTCTACGGCGGCGTCCTCGTCGACCGCCTGCCCAAGCGCCCCACGCTGCTCGTCACCCAGGCGTCCATGGCGCTCACGGGCCTCGCGCTCGCCGCGCTGACCCTCACCGGACACGTCCAGGTCTGGCACGTCTACCTCGCCGCCTTCGCCGTCGGCCTCGCCACGGTCGTCGACAACCCGGCACGCCAGTCCTTCGTCTCCGAGATGGTCGGGCCCGAGCAGTTGCAGAACGCGGTCAGCCTCAACTCCGCCAACTTCCAGTCGGCCCGGCTGGTCGGCCCCGCCGTCGCCGGTCTGCTGATCACCGGCGTGGGCACGGGCTGGGCCTTCCTCTTCAACGGCCTGTCGTTCGTCGCCCCCATCGCCGGCCTGCTGCTGATGCGAGCCCGTGAGCTGCACGTGGTCGAGCGCGCCTCGCGCGGCAAGGGCCAGCTGAGGGAAGGCCTGCGCTATGTCGCCGGCCGCCCCGAGCTGATCTGGCCGATCGTCCTGGTCGGCTTCATCGGCACCTTCGGCTTCAACTTCCCGGTGTGGCTGTCGGCCTACGCCGACGACGTCTTCCACGGCGGCGCCGGCGCCTACAGCCTCTTCAACACCCTGATGGCGGTCGGCTCCCTGGTCGGCGCGCTGCTCGCCGCCCGCCGCGGCACGGCCCGCCTCCGCATCCTGATCGCGGCCGCGGTGGCCTTCGGCGCCCTGGAGATCGTGGCCGCGCTGGCGCCCTCGTACTGGCTCTTCGCGCTGCTCATGATCCCGATCGGCATGTTCGGCCTGACGGTCAACGTCACCGCGAACACCGCGGTCCAGATGGGCACCGACCCGGCCATGCGCGGCCGGGTGATGGCCCTGTTCATGATGGTCTTCGTGGGCGGCACGCCGATCGGCGCACCGATCGTCGGCTGGGTCACCGACACCTACGGCCCCCGCATCGGCTTCGCCCTCGGCGGCGCCATCTCGGCCGCCGCGGCGGTCACCGTCGGCCTGATCCTCGCCCGCGTGGGCGGCCTCCGCCTGACGGTGGGCTGGAGCCACGGCCACCCACGGGTCCGGTTCGTCCCGCGCGAGCAGGAACTGGCGACGGCGGCGTGA
- a CDS encoding MarR family winged helix-turn-helix transcriptional regulator produces MPDLTHGDDVAAVNSLRSAVMRLSRRLKHQRVDESLSPTEMSVLGTLSNCGQATPGELARKEHVQPPSMTRIVALLEAKGLVRLEPHPEDRRQKVVTRTEQAEAMLEESRRKRNAFLAGLVEGLDEDEWAKLRAAAPVLEKLAHL; encoded by the coding sequence ATGCCGGACCTTACCCATGGCGACGATGTTGCCGCCGTGAACTCCCTGCGCTCCGCCGTGATGCGGTTGTCCCGTCGCCTCAAGCACCAGCGGGTCGACGAGTCGCTGAGCCCCACCGAGATGTCGGTGCTCGGCACCCTGTCCAACTGCGGCCAGGCCACACCGGGCGAACTCGCCCGCAAGGAGCACGTCCAGCCGCCGTCGATGACCCGCATCGTGGCGCTGCTGGAGGCCAAGGGCCTGGTCCGTCTGGAGCCACATCCCGAGGACCGACGCCAGAAGGTCGTCACCAGGACCGAGCAGGCCGAGGCGATGCTCGAGGAGAGCCGCCGCAAGCGCAACGCGTTCCTGGCCGGCCTGGTCGAGGGCCTCGACGAGGACGAGTGGGCGAAACTCCGCGCCGCCGCCCCCGTGCTGGAGAAGCTCGCACACCTGTAA
- a CDS encoding ribbon-helix-helix protein, CopG family yields the protein MGTTVLSVRMDRELLDRLRHHAAKRGMSVQDYVVRTLIRDDFDERFQTAVEETEKFYGVT from the coding sequence ATGGGGACCACAGTGCTCAGCGTGCGGATGGACCGGGAACTGCTCGACCGGCTCCGGCACCACGCGGCGAAAAGGGGAATGAGCGTCCAGGACTATGTGGTCCGGACGCTCATTCGGGACGACTTCGACGAACGGTTCCAGACCGCCGTCGAGGAGACGGAGAAGTTCTACGGGGTCACCTGA
- a CDS encoding NCS2 family permease, whose amino-acid sequence MSTPAPAKVPAPEQPGSMPSYGALDRFFKISERGSTLPREVRGGFATFFAMAYIIVLNPIILGNAKDIYGHQLNNGQLVTATALTAAFTTLLMGVIGNVPIALAAGLGVNSVVALQLAPRMSWPDAMGMVVLAGFVVMLLVATGLRERVMNAVPYGLRKAISIGIGLFIMLIGLVDSGFISRIPDVAHTTVPLQLGADGHLNGWPVLVFILGALLTLALIVRKVPGAILISIVAMTVLALIIEAVAHVPSWGLTTPKWPGNPFSTPDFGLIGQVSLFGGFGKVGVLTGVLFVFTVLLSCFFDAMGTIMGVSDEARLTDAKGEMPGINKVLFIDGLAVAAGGATSSSATTAFVESTAGVGEGARTGFANVVTGALFGVALFLTPVATMVPSQAATPALLAVGFLILAGSVKEIDWADYTIAIPAFITMVMMPFTYSITNGIGMGFITFVLMRLVVGRAREIPGPMYVVAAVFTFYYLMPALGLT is encoded by the coding sequence ATGTCCACCCCGGCACCCGCCAAGGTTCCCGCCCCCGAACAGCCGGGGAGCATGCCGTCCTACGGCGCCCTCGACCGCTTCTTCAAGATCTCCGAGCGGGGCAGCACCCTGCCGCGCGAGGTCCGCGGCGGCTTCGCCACGTTCTTCGCGATGGCCTACATCATCGTGCTGAACCCGATCATCCTGGGCAACGCCAAGGACATCTACGGGCACCAGCTCAACAACGGGCAGCTGGTCACGGCCACCGCTCTCACCGCCGCCTTCACGACCCTGCTGATGGGCGTCATCGGCAACGTGCCGATCGCGCTCGCCGCCGGTCTCGGTGTGAACTCCGTGGTCGCCCTGCAGCTCGCGCCGCGCATGTCCTGGCCCGACGCCATGGGCATGGTGGTCCTGGCCGGCTTCGTGGTCATGCTGCTCGTCGCCACCGGGCTGCGCGAACGCGTCATGAACGCGGTGCCCTACGGGCTGCGCAAGGCCATCTCCATCGGAATCGGCCTGTTCATCATGCTGATCGGCCTCGTCGACTCCGGCTTCATCAGCCGCATCCCGGACGTCGCCCACACCACCGTGCCGCTCCAACTCGGCGCCGACGGTCACCTCAACGGCTGGCCGGTCCTCGTCTTCATCCTCGGCGCGCTGCTCACGCTCGCGCTCATCGTGCGCAAGGTCCCCGGCGCGATCCTCATCTCGATCGTCGCCATGACCGTGCTCGCGCTGATCATCGAGGCCGTCGCCCATGTGCCCTCCTGGGGCCTCACCACCCCGAAGTGGCCGGGCAATCCCTTCTCCACCCCCGACTTCGGGCTCATCGGCCAGGTCAGCCTCTTCGGCGGCTTCGGCAAGGTCGGGGTCCTGACGGGCGTCCTCTTCGTCTTCACCGTCCTGCTGTCCTGCTTCTTCGACGCCATGGGCACGATCATGGGCGTCAGTGACGAGGCCAGGCTGACCGACGCCAAGGGCGAGATGCCCGGCATCAACAAGGTGCTCTTCATCGACGGTCTCGCGGTCGCCGCGGGCGGTGCCACCTCCTCCTCGGCGACCACCGCCTTCGTGGAGTCCACGGCCGGCGTCGGCGAGGGCGCCCGCACCGGTTTCGCCAACGTCGTCACCGGCGCACTGTTCGGCGTCGCCCTGTTCCTCACCCCCGTCGCCACGATGGTTCCGTCCCAGGCCGCCACCCCGGCGCTGCTCGCGGTCGGCTTCCTGATCCTGGCCGGCTCGGTCAAGGAGATCGACTGGGCCGACTACACCATCGCGATCCCGGCCTTCATCACGATGGTGATGATGCCGTTCACCTACTCGATCACGAACGGCATCGGCATGGGCTTCATCACCTTCGTGCTGATGCGGCTCGTGGTCGGGCGCGCCCGCGAGATCCCGGGCCCGATGTACGTCGTCGCCGCCGTGTTCACCTTCTACTACCTGATGCCCGCCCTCGGCCTCACGTGA
- a CDS encoding DUF2530 domain-containing protein, giving the protein MTKWTPKHEAPEPLEGPVVATITGGTIVWFVLFLVQLPFYGWFDDHDHTWWLWTCLAGGGLGLIGIWYVRKRDAALKRAAALKEATAK; this is encoded by the coding sequence ATGACGAAGTGGACCCCCAAGCACGAGGCGCCGGAGCCCCTGGAAGGCCCCGTGGTCGCCACCATCACCGGCGGCACGATCGTCTGGTTCGTCCTCTTCCTGGTCCAGCTGCCGTTCTACGGCTGGTTCGACGACCACGACCACACCTGGTGGCTGTGGACCTGCCTGGCCGGCGGCGGCCTGGGCCTGATCGGCATCTGGTACGTCCGCAAGCGTGACGCGGCGCTCAAGAGGGCGGCGGCGCTCAAGGAGGCAACGGCCAAGTAG
- a CDS encoding cation-translocating P-type ATPase, whose translation MTHIDAGAELDPVHPVPAPSAPESRGLTSAEVAERVARGQVNDVPVRSSRTLSEIVRANVFTRFNAIIGVLWLIMLFVAPIQDSLFGFVILANTGIGIVQEWRAKQTLDSLAVIGEARPTVRRDGVATEVSTSELVLDDLIEIGPGDKIVVDGVCAEADGLEIDESLLTGEADPVVKHPGAEVRSGSFVVAGGGAFKATRVGREAYAAQLAEEASRFTLVHSELRSGISTILKYVTWMMIPAAIGLVVTQLFVKNNELKDAIARTVGGIVPMVPEGLVLLTSVAFAIGVIRLGRQQCLVQELPAIEGLARVDTVCLDKTGTLTEGGMDVTELRMLGDGDETYVHKVLGALGESDPRPNASLQAVIDAYPDSDEWRCVESLPFSSARKYSGATFSEGDGETSTWLLGAPDVLLTDGAPALAETERLNREGLRILLLARATRDLDDTDVAKGARPTALVVLEQRLRPDAADTLRYFADQHVRAKVISGDNAVSVGAVAAKLGLSGTTVDARRLPEERAAMAAALDEGTVFGRVTPQQKRDMVGALQSRGHTVAMTGDGVNDVLALKDADIGVSMGSGSEATRAVAQIVLLNNSFATLPSVVAEGRRVIGNITRVATLFLVKTVYSVLLALLVVCWQVEYPFLPRHLTLLSTLTIGVPAFFLALAPNTERARPHFVRRVMRYSIPGGVVAGAATFVTYLIARHYYTGEGSLDAETSAATLTLFLISMWILAIIARPYTWWRVLLVASMGVAFLFVLVVPSLQSFFALKLVGVTMPWTAVAIAVVAAVALEFLWKWVDRRFPA comes from the coding sequence ATGACGCACATCGACGCGGGAGCGGAACTGGACCCTGTGCACCCGGTGCCGGCCCCGTCGGCGCCCGAGTCGAGAGGGCTGACGTCCGCCGAGGTCGCGGAGCGCGTCGCCCGCGGTCAGGTGAACGACGTCCCGGTCCGCAGTAGCCGCACGCTCTCCGAGATCGTCCGTGCGAACGTCTTCACCCGCTTCAACGCGATCATCGGCGTCCTCTGGCTGATCATGCTGTTCGTCGCCCCGATCCAGGACAGCCTCTTCGGCTTCGTGATCCTCGCCAACACCGGCATCGGCATCGTTCAGGAGTGGCGGGCGAAGCAGACCCTCGACTCGTTGGCCGTGATCGGGGAGGCCCGGCCCACCGTCCGCCGTGACGGCGTCGCGACCGAGGTCAGCACCTCGGAACTCGTTCTCGACGACCTCATCGAGATAGGGCCCGGCGACAAGATCGTCGTCGACGGCGTGTGCGCGGAGGCCGACGGGCTGGAGATCGACGAGTCCCTCCTGACCGGCGAGGCCGACCCCGTCGTCAAACACCCCGGCGCCGAGGTCAGGTCCGGCAGCTTCGTCGTCGCGGGCGGCGGCGCCTTCAAGGCCACCAGGGTCGGCCGCGAGGCGTACGCCGCCCAGCTCGCCGAGGAGGCCTCCCGTTTCACGCTCGTCCACTCCGAGCTCCGCAGCGGCATCTCGACGATCCTGAAGTACGTCACCTGGATGATGATCCCGGCCGCCATCGGCCTGGTCGTCACCCAGCTCTTCGTCAAGAACAACGAGCTCAAGGACGCCATCGCCCGCACCGTCGGCGGCATCGTCCCCATGGTCCCGGAGGGGCTCGTCCTCCTCACCTCCGTCGCCTTCGCGATCGGCGTCATCCGCCTGGGCCGACAGCAGTGCCTCGTCCAGGAGCTCCCCGCCATCGAGGGCCTCGCCCGCGTCGACACCGTCTGCCTGGACAAGACGGGCACGCTGACCGAGGGCGGGATGGACGTCACCGAGCTGCGCATGCTGGGCGACGGCGACGAGACGTATGTGCACAAGGTCCTCGGGGCGCTCGGCGAGTCGGACCCCCGGCCCAACGCCTCCCTCCAGGCCGTCATCGACGCCTACCCGGACAGCGACGAGTGGCGCTGCGTCGAGTCGCTGCCCTTCTCCTCCGCCCGCAAGTACAGCGGCGCCACCTTCAGCGAGGGCGACGGCGAGACCAGCACCTGGCTCCTCGGCGCCCCCGACGTGCTCCTCACCGACGGCGCCCCGGCCCTGGCCGAAACCGAACGACTCAACCGGGAGGGGCTGCGCATCCTGCTGCTCGCCCGCGCCACCCGGGACCTCGACGACACCGACGTCGCCAAGGGCGCCAGGCCCACCGCCCTCGTCGTACTGGAGCAGCGGCTGCGCCCCGACGCCGCCGATACCCTGCGTTACTTCGCCGACCAGCACGTCCGCGCCAAGGTCATCTCCGGCGACAACGCGGTGTCCGTCGGCGCGGTCGCGGCCAAGCTCGGGCTCAGCGGTACGACGGTGGACGCGCGTCGGCTGCCCGAGGAGCGGGCGGCGATGGCGGCCGCCCTCGACGAGGGCACCGTGTTCGGCCGGGTCACCCCGCAGCAGAAGCGGGACATGGTCGGCGCGCTCCAGTCGCGCGGGCACACGGTCGCGATGACCGGCGACGGCGTGAACGACGTGCTGGCCCTGAAGGACGCCGACATCGGCGTGTCCATGGGGTCGGGTTCCGAGGCCACCCGCGCGGTCGCCCAGATCGTGCTGCTCAACAACAGCTTCGCCACCCTGCCCTCGGTGGTCGCGGAGGGCCGCCGGGTCATCGGCAACATCACCCGGGTGGCCACGCTGTTCCTGGTGAAGACCGTCTACTCGGTGCTGCTGGCCCTGCTGGTGGTGTGCTGGCAGGTGGAGTACCCCTTCCTGCCGCGGCATCTGACCCTGCTGTCCACCCTCACCATCGGCGTCCCCGCCTTCTTCCTCGCCCTCGCGCCGAACACGGAACGCGCTCGGCCCCACTTCGTACGGCGGGTGATGCGGTACTCGATCCCGGGCGGTGTGGTGGCCGGGGCGGCGACCTTCGTGACGTATCTGATCGCCCGGCACTACTACACGGGCGAGGGCTCGCTGGACGCCGAGACCAGCGCGGCCACGCTCACGCTCTTCCTGATCTCGATGTGGATCCTGGCGATCATCGCCCGCCCCTACACCTGGTGGCGGGTGCTCCTGGTGGCCTCGATGGGCGTGGCGTTCCTGTTCGTGCTCGTGGTGCCCTCGCTGCAGAGCTTCTTCGCGCTGAAGCTGGTCGGGGTGACGATGCCGTGGACGGCGGTGGCCATCGCCGTGGTGGCGGCGGTCGCCCTGGAGTTCCTCTGGAAATGGGTCGACCGCCGCTTTCCCGCGTGA
- a CDS encoding calcium-binding protein yields the protein MRIRASVAVVSGALALSALAVPAAHADGGYGDTKITKVVVDGDNKVSMGTSSPKTIKVSVTATDDSGIKGAQEFDLYGPGYGIESTGKPTCAVVNATTSTCTASVTIDPKTDYYSNKNAGTWYVSAWIDAKDDDYIWKEKAGSFAFQRAAKLTANATPEPVKKGRTITVTGALTRANWETLKYSGYGSQSVKLQFRKKSSSTYTTLKTVTSSSTGALKTTTTATADGYYRFSFAGNSTTAAVSATGDFVDVQ from the coding sequence ATGCGCATTCGTGCCTCTGTCGCCGTCGTGAGTGGCGCACTGGCCCTGTCCGCCCTCGCCGTGCCGGCCGCGCACGCCGACGGCGGTTACGGCGACACCAAGATCACCAAGGTGGTCGTGGACGGTGACAACAAGGTGTCCATGGGCACCTCCAGCCCGAAGACCATCAAGGTCAGCGTGACGGCGACGGACGACTCGGGCATCAAGGGCGCCCAGGAGTTCGACCTCTACGGCCCCGGCTACGGTATTGAGTCGACCGGCAAGCCCACCTGCGCCGTGGTCAACGCCACCACCTCCACCTGCACCGCCTCGGTGACCATCGACCCGAAGACGGACTACTACAGCAACAAGAACGCCGGCACCTGGTACGTCTCCGCGTGGATCGACGCCAAGGACGACGACTACATCTGGAAGGAGAAGGCCGGCTCCTTCGCCTTCCAGCGCGCCGCGAAGCTCACCGCCAACGCCACGCCGGAGCCCGTGAAGAAGGGCAGGACCATCACGGTCACCGGCGCCCTCACCCGGGCCAACTGGGAGACGCTGAAGTACAGCGGCTACGGCTCCCAGTCGGTGAAGTTGCAGTTCCGCAAGAAGAGCTCCAGCACCTACACCACGCTGAAGACCGTCACCTCGTCCTCCACGGGCGCCCTGAAGACCACGACCACCGCCACCGCCGACGGCTACTACCGCTTCTCCTTCGCGGGCAACTCGACCACCGCCGCGGTCAGCGCCACGGGTGACTTCGTCGACGTCCAGTAG